One Solibacillus sp. R5-41 DNA segment encodes these proteins:
- a CDS encoding site-specific integrase encodes MYTGMRRGEILGLKWSDIDFDKKMIHVSRSLAHVPKSGYMFTTLKTKNSKRQIPIPEFVLHELRTHKQRQEEWKRLVGELYEDNDLVICTNTGTLQDPRNVVRVMKRLVKSANVPNIRFHDIRHTHASILISEGVDVVKISKRLGHANPKITFEFYAHLLPNADNDIADIFHKAIQSNTK; translated from the coding sequence ATCTATACAGGCATGCGAAGAGGAGAAATTTTAGGCTTAAAGTGGAGTGACATTGATTTTGATAAAAAGATGATTCACGTAAGTAGATCGTTAGCGCATGTACCTAAAAGCGGTTATATGTTTACGACATTAAAAACGAAAAACTCGAAACGACAAATTCCGATTCCAGAATTTGTACTTCATGAACTACGCACGCATAAGCAACGCCAAGAAGAGTGGAAGCGATTAGTAGGTGAGCTATATGAAGACAACGACTTAGTCATATGTACCAATACTGGGACCTTACAAGATCCACGCAATGTTGTTCGTGTCATGAAGCGCCTTGTTAAAAGCGCGAATGTACCAAATATTCGTTTTCACGATATTCGGCACACGCATGCATCGATTCTTATTTCAGAAGGTGTAGATGTCGTTAAAATTTCGAAACGATTAGGTCATGCTAACCCAAAAATAACGTTCGAGTTTTATGCACATTTATTACCGAATGCAGATAACGACATTGCAGATATTTTTCACAAAGCAATCCAAAGTAACACTAAATAA
- a CDS encoding M48 family metallopeptidase — MKKKWGLLAVLTFGLYVVAMYFYFFHSQNSGIPAALKGTAADPNTFLTARELVLSDDLSKIRNFLFFISTPFEWLLYFVILNTGISRMFERWCPRQHKWAIWRNAMYLFLLSLLLFVLQFPLDYFRYVLSKSYGISTQSFSSWMRDNVIDFWMAFGMSVIVVTVLYWLIKKSPKRWWLSAWALTVPFSIFLMFIQPVVIDPIYNDFSPLKDEALETKILSLAEQADIPSDHVYEVNMSEKTNALNAYVTGIGENSRIVLWDTTLNRLTDEEILFIMAHEMGHYVKKDIYLNITVYLLMTLIGLWAIAKIMPWMIRRYGSILKIKQMSNIHSLPLFLLISSFLVFFSSPLSNAVSRYQETRADEYAMELMENPEAAVSTFQQLTKVGLGEVNPSVLVKWFRYSHPPMLERINNVADQAEKELN, encoded by the coding sequence ATTAAGAAAAAATGGGGTTTACTTGCTGTACTAACATTTGGTCTGTACGTTGTGGCGATGTATTTCTATTTTTTTCATAGCCAAAATAGTGGGATACCAGCCGCTCTTAAAGGAACGGCAGCAGATCCAAATACTTTTCTAACAGCGCGGGAATTGGTGTTAAGTGATGATTTATCAAAAATAAGAAATTTCCTATTTTTTATCTCAACGCCGTTTGAATGGTTGCTTTACTTTGTTATTTTGAATACGGGTATTTCACGTATGTTCGAAAGATGGTGCCCAAGACAACATAAATGGGCCATTTGGAGAAATGCAATGTATTTATTTTTACTATCGCTTCTATTGTTTGTTCTCCAATTTCCACTAGATTATTTCCGGTATGTACTGAGTAAAAGCTATGGCATTAGTACGCAGTCTTTTTCCTCGTGGATGAGGGATAATGTGATCGATTTTTGGATGGCTTTCGGGATGTCCGTTATCGTGGTCACGGTTCTCTATTGGCTCATTAAAAAAAGTCCGAAGAGATGGTGGTTATCAGCATGGGCATTAACTGTTCCATTTTCAATTTTCCTTATGTTCATCCAACCAGTCGTGATCGACCCAATATACAATGATTTTTCTCCACTAAAAGATGAAGCATTAGAGACGAAGATTCTGTCACTCGCAGAGCAAGCAGATATTCCTTCAGATCATGTGTATGAAGTGAATATGTCAGAGAAGACGAATGCATTAAATGCGTATGTAACAGGGATTGGTGAAAATTCGAGGATTGTGTTGTGGGATACGACATTAAACCGATTAACGGATGAAGAAATACTCTTTATAATGGCACATGAGATGGGCCACTACGTGAAAAAGGATATTTACCTAAACATCACTGTATACTTGTTGATGACGCTCATTGGACTATGGGCAATTGCAAAAATCATGCCTTGGATGATTAGACGTTATGGATCGATATTAAAAATTAAACAAATGAGCAATATTCATTCATTGCCATTGTTTTTATTGATTTCATCTTTTCTAGTATTCTTTTCAAGCCCACTGTCCAATGCAGTTTCACGCTATCAAGAGACCCGAGCTGATGAATATGCAATGGAACTAATGGAAAATCCCGAGGCTGCGGTCTCGACGTTTCAACAGTTGACCAAAGTTGGGCTTGGCGAAGTAAATCCATCAGTACTTGTCAAATGGTTTCGCTACTCCCATCCGCCTATGTTAGAAAGAATCAATAATGTAGCCGATCAAGCTGAAAAGGAATTGAACTAG
- the proC gene encoding pyrroline-5-carboxylate reductase, which yields MQKIIFIGAGSMAEALIHGWVENKVVNPSSIYVSNRSNIDRLQQLVTNYGVKQLTAYEELDDANLIILAMKPKDAKEAMNKIQPFINPNAAILSILAGISIETIEQHLGQRAIARVMPNTSATIGMSASGIAFNTLVSDGQCAYYRQLLEAVGIVIEVEEDKLHAVTALSGSGPAYLYYLLEAFERAGAEFGLSKEVVRQLMVQTIAGSAEMIKTGKDEPEVLRRKVTSPGGTTEAGIRALEAMQFNEAIASCIRSAETRSRELARGE from the coding sequence ATGCAAAAAATTATTTTTATTGGTGCAGGCTCGATGGCCGAGGCACTTATACATGGTTGGGTTGAAAATAAGGTCGTCAATCCGTCATCTATTTATGTATCCAATCGCTCCAATATCGATCGACTTCAACAACTCGTAACAAACTACGGTGTTAAGCAGCTGACCGCATATGAAGAATTGGACGATGCCAATTTAATTATTTTAGCGATGAAACCGAAAGATGCGAAAGAGGCGATGAACAAAATCCAACCTTTTATCAATCCAAATGCGGCGATTCTTTCCATATTAGCGGGGATTAGTATCGAAACGATTGAACAGCATCTCGGACAACGAGCAATTGCACGTGTGATGCCGAACACCTCCGCCACAATTGGGATGTCCGCATCAGGTATTGCATTCAATACGCTTGTTTCGGATGGTCAATGCGCTTATTATCGTCAATTGTTAGAAGCAGTTGGCATTGTTATTGAGGTAGAAGAGGATAAATTGCATGCTGTTACAGCTCTTTCAGGTAGTGGCCCTGCCTATTTATATTATTTATTAGAAGCATTTGAACGGGCAGGTGCCGAGTTTGGGCTTTCCAAAGAAGTTGTCCGTCAATTAATGGTGCAAACGATTGCTGGTTCAGCGGAAATGATTAAAACTGGTAAGGATGAACCTGAAGTTTTGAGACGAAAAGTGACAAGTCCAGGTGGCACAACGGAAGCTGGCATTCGCGCCTTAGAAGCGATGCAGTTTAATGAGGCCATTGCGAGCTGTATACGAAGTGCCGAAACACGATCAAGAGAGCTTGCGCGTGGGGAATAA
- a CDS encoding MBL fold metallo-hydrolase has translation METFKIEIPTPYAVGDVNAFLVKGDALTLFDAGPKTEEAYDALKWGIRSAGYDMKDVEQVVLTHHHPDHVGWVDAFSHAEILGHAYVDHWMKKTPEFLHYHNTFYAKQLKEGGVPEKYIQRILKVKGEIELFGSLPLTGYLKEGDEIPGHKGLMVYETPGHGQSHLVFLEEGTRQCIGGDLLLERTSSNPLVEPPADLSMERPKSLLQYNASLQKLKALNVSKLYTGHGGEITEIGKLVDERLERQKQRAIKVYDYLVKPQTNFELTTQLFERIYQQQLGLTLSETLGQLDYLVENEMVEAKMQGGVIYYSRI, from the coding sequence ATGGAAACTTTTAAAATAGAAATACCAACACCGTATGCGGTTGGGGATGTCAATGCTTTTTTAGTAAAGGGAGATGCACTCACATTGTTTGATGCAGGTCCAAAAACAGAGGAAGCTTATGATGCACTTAAATGGGGGATTCGAAGTGCGGGCTATGACATGAAGGATGTGGAGCAAGTTGTTTTAACCCATCACCATCCAGATCATGTAGGTTGGGTAGATGCTTTTAGCCATGCTGAAATACTAGGTCACGCCTATGTCGATCATTGGATGAAAAAAACACCTGAATTTCTTCACTATCACAACACGTTTTACGCCAAGCAATTAAAAGAAGGCGGTGTGCCAGAAAAATATATACAACGAATTTTAAAAGTTAAAGGTGAAATTGAACTATTTGGCTCCCTACCTTTAACGGGCTATTTAAAAGAAGGGGATGAGATACCAGGTCATAAAGGGTTAATGGTGTATGAAACGCCAGGACATGGGCAAAGTCATCTCGTATTTTTAGAGGAAGGGACGAGACAATGTATCGGCGGTGATTTATTGCTCGAACGCACATCATCGAATCCTTTAGTAGAGCCACCTGCTGATTTATCGATGGAACGTCCAAAATCATTATTACAATATAACGCGTCACTTCAGAAGTTGAAGGCCTTAAACGTTTCAAAATTGTATACAGGTCATGGAGGGGAAATTACCGAAATCGGGAAATTAGTTGACGAGCGACTTGAACGCCAAAAACAGCGTGCTATAAAAGTATATGATTATTTAGTGAAGCCTCAAACGAATTTTGAGTTAACGACACAGTTATTTGAACGAATATATCAACAGCAGCTAGGATTAACACTGTCAGAAACGCTTGGTCAACTCGACTATTTAGTAGAAAATGAAATGGTTGAAGCCAAAATGCAGGGTGGTGTTATTTATTATAGTAGAATATAG
- a CDS encoding Fe-S oxidoreductase, protein MKKYWIFLLLLVLAGCSSSNNDGAMLFTEKQAVPFEIVKYEEKIAPVYESLVPYISYASTEGQLKELQARFKVEGFTVDMDNYMAVFLVTYSDSCGIAVDGVYNDAGKLAVQLMDVQGTNCEKEGIPHTFVLQVPKQDYEKVQFYNGNIIKSSTEIKN, encoded by the coding sequence ATGAAGAAATACTGGATATTCCTTCTTTTATTAGTGTTAGCAGGTTGCAGTAGTAGTAACAACGATGGTGCAATGCTATTTACAGAAAAGCAGGCGGTGCCGTTTGAAATCGTTAAATACGAAGAAAAGATTGCACCGGTTTACGAATCACTTGTCCCATATATATCATATGCCAGTACAGAAGGGCAGCTAAAGGAGCTACAAGCCCGCTTTAAAGTAGAAGGCTTTACAGTTGATATGGACAACTATATGGCCGTATTTCTCGTGACCTATTCTGATAGCTGTGGTATTGCCGTGGACGGTGTTTACAATGATGCTGGAAAATTAGCGGTTCAGTTAATGGATGTGCAAGGAACAAACTGTGAAAAAGAAGGCATTCCACATACATTTGTGCTACAAGTACCAAAGCAAGATTATGAAAAAGTGCAATTTTATAACGGTAATATTATTAAATCATCTACCGAGATAAAAAATTAG
- the metG gene encoding methionine--tRNA ligase — protein MAVLIGGAWPYANGSLHLGHISSLLPGDILARYYRMKGEEVLYVSGSDCNGTPISIRANQENTTVTAIADRYHQEFVDTFQRLGFTYDLYTRTDAKHHHESVKSIFLQLLKNGHLYTKKIEQAFCPIDQQFLPDRFVEGICPNCGAKARGDQCDYCSKILDPLDLLEKRCKLCGNEPEIKETEHFYFAFSQFQQQLEAFVEQAQHEKRWRENAIHLTQRYLQEGLPDRAVTRDLPNGIDVPVTGFEGKKIYVWIEAVAGYYTASIEWGRLHQQKIGKWWNEHTKAYYVHGKDNIPFHSVIWPAILMGIENKGLPTNIVSNEYLTLEKRKISTSQNWAVWAPYMLENYHPDSLRYFLTINAPESRDADFSWREFIYSHNGELLGAFANFVNRNLKFIEKSFASQVPQVAINATMEKLVQQQYELVGELIEQGNSKPALESIFDLIRASNRYFDDEKPWITVNEQPEKCEETLATCVFIIQNLAQLLQPFLPFACAEIQQMLNISLDSWAVNATLPQVINNIQPLYERIDVKRIDEELLRMQENEK, from the coding sequence ATGGCAGTATTAATCGGAGGCGCATGGCCTTACGCAAATGGATCGTTACATTTAGGACATATTTCATCGTTATTACCAGGGGATATTTTAGCAAGATATTACCGTATGAAAGGGGAAGAGGTTTTATATGTTTCGGGCAGTGATTGTAATGGAACGCCTATTTCTATTCGAGCAAATCAAGAAAATACAACCGTAACGGCGATTGCTGACCGTTACCACCAAGAATTCGTTGATACATTTCAACGTCTTGGCTTTACGTATGATTTATATACGCGTACAGATGCAAAACATCATCATGAATCGGTGAAAAGTATTTTCCTACAACTATTAAAAAATGGGCACTTATATACAAAGAAAATTGAACAAGCGTTTTGTCCAATTGATCAGCAGTTTTTACCGGATCGTTTTGTTGAAGGGATATGTCCAAATTGCGGGGCAAAAGCGCGCGGCGATCAATGTGATTATTGTTCAAAAATATTAGACCCATTAGACTTGCTTGAAAAACGTTGCAAACTATGTGGAAATGAACCAGAAATAAAGGAAACGGAACATTTTTATTTTGCATTTAGTCAATTCCAACAACAATTAGAAGCTTTCGTTGAGCAAGCACAGCATGAAAAAAGATGGCGCGAAAATGCCATTCATTTAACGCAACGTTATTTACAGGAAGGCCTACCTGACCGCGCTGTTACAAGAGATTTACCAAATGGAATTGATGTACCTGTTACTGGATTTGAAGGGAAGAAAATTTACGTATGGATTGAAGCGGTTGCTGGGTATTACACCGCGAGTATAGAGTGGGGTAGGCTGCATCAACAAAAAATCGGGAAATGGTGGAATGAACATACGAAGGCATATTATGTACATGGCAAGGATAATATTCCGTTCCACAGTGTGATTTGGCCTGCTATTTTAATGGGAATCGAAAACAAGGGTTTGCCAACAAATATTGTATCCAACGAATACTTGACACTCGAAAAGCGAAAAATTTCTACTAGTCAAAATTGGGCAGTGTGGGCACCATATATGTTAGAAAATTACCATCCTGATTCATTGCGCTACTTTTTAACGATCAATGCACCAGAAAGTCGAGATGCTGATTTTTCATGGAGAGAATTTATTTATAGTCATAATGGAGAGCTTTTAGGTGCATTTGCTAATTTTGTGAATCGTAATTTGAAATTTATTGAAAAATCTTTCGCAAGTCAAGTACCTCAAGTGGCCATTAACGCCACAATGGAAAAGCTCGTTCAACAACAATATGAGCTTGTAGGTGAATTAATTGAACAAGGAAATAGTAAGCCAGCCTTGGAATCCATTTTTGACTTAATACGAGCATCAAATCGTTATTTTGATGATGAAAAACCTTGGATCACGGTCAATGAACAGCCTGAGAAATGCGAAGAAACACTTGCAACATGTGTTTTCATTATTCAAAATTTAGCACAATTATTGCAACCATTTTTACCATTTGCTTGTGCGGAAATTCAACAAATGTTAAATATTTCATTAGATTCATGGGCAGTAAATGCGACTTTACCACAAGTCATTAACAATATACAGCCACTATATGAGCGTATAGATGTGAAACGAATCGATGAAGAATTATTGAGAATGCAGGAGAATGAAAAGTAG
- a CDS encoding helix-turn-helix transcriptional regulator, giving the protein MQGDEAKAWGQLIKYNRQQQNFKQDDVAVGICTPSYLSRIENGVVIAEPKVYELLFRRLGIDLQQEQNERNKKIAFLEQLYEKLISNEALSNEEIVQVKNIHTKQYQQELAIFAGLIYTRYLLAENVLDEANEFIQTMAPFITWRNDRITQLYVSITAFAHLSNHQFMELVEREKTQHSGQFLLKASLFEQANYAYHLAFASHRCYMFQQAFVHIENATKLFSHQFKPLFQLKLYSMKGVIYNDLHRFQEAQIEFDAALDILSNVEAIQNPLQWSSLHNNIAYCYECQGLFSQAMHHYEKANRHQEDLLSAVNWMRTCYQQGDLEKLNALLLKYPEHQFHVTHQIYQRQLLQFASHGELTIPALKELEERIFPYFDEQQYYSLVLYYAPVWGNFYEQLHAYKQANVCYKRALEASEKVRQRMSR; this is encoded by the coding sequence ATGCAAGGGGACGAAGCAAAAGCGTGGGGACAATTAATCAAATATAATCGCCAGCAGCAAAATTTCAAACAGGATGATGTGGCTGTCGGTATTTGTACCCCATCTTATTTAAGCCGAATTGAAAATGGTGTTGTTATTGCGGAGCCAAAAGTGTATGAGCTCCTTTTTAGACGCTTAGGTATTGATTTACAGCAAGAACAAAATGAACGAAATAAAAAAATCGCATTTCTTGAACAACTTTATGAAAAATTAATATCAAATGAAGCACTTTCTAATGAAGAAATTGTGCAAGTAAAGAACATACATACAAAGCAATACCAACAGGAGCTTGCAATTTTTGCAGGGCTTATTTATACACGCTATTTACTAGCCGAAAATGTACTCGATGAAGCCAATGAATTTATTCAAACGATGGCACCGTTCATTACATGGCGCAATGATCGAATTACACAATTGTACGTATCTATTACGGCTTTTGCCCATTTATCAAATCATCAATTTATGGAACTGGTCGAAAGGGAAAAGACGCAGCATAGCGGGCAATTTTTGCTAAAGGCAAGTCTTTTCGAGCAGGCCAATTATGCTTATCATTTAGCGTTTGCTTCCCATCGATGCTATATGTTTCAGCAAGCGTTCGTGCATATTGAAAACGCAACGAAGCTATTTTCACATCAATTTAAACCGCTTTTCCAATTGAAGCTGTATTCAATGAAGGGCGTTATTTACAATGATCTGCATCGTTTTCAAGAGGCGCAAATTGAATTTGATGCCGCCCTGGATATCCTTTCTAATGTGGAAGCCATTCAAAATCCGTTGCAGTGGAGTTCTTTACATAATAATATTGCCTATTGTTATGAGTGCCAGGGGTTATTTTCACAAGCAATGCACCATTATGAAAAAGCAAATAGGCATCAGGAAGATTTACTTTCAGCCGTCAACTGGATGCGTACCTGCTATCAGCAAGGTGATTTAGAAAAGCTCAATGCACTGTTATTAAAGTATCCAGAACATCAATTTCATGTAACACATCAAATTTACCAACGACAATTGCTGCAATTTGCAAGCCATGGTGAATTGACAATACCAGCATTAAAAGAGCTAGAAGAACGGATATTTCCATACTTTGACGAGCAACAATATTATTCATTAGTGCTCTATTATGCACCGGTATGGGGCAATTTTTATGAGCAACTTCATGCTTATAAACAGGCTAATGTTTGCTATAAACGGGCCTTGGAAGCAAGTGAAAAAGTAAGGCAACGTATGAGTAGGTAA
- a CDS encoding MFS transporter, translated as MAFFKKYGVLLGALGFSTLGNWIYLIALNLSVWHLTNSPAAVAGIYIVGPVARIISSFFAGSIIDRQNKKKLMIISDIVRGIIVCIMPLITSIWLIYVLIFLANIASSFFGPSSTYVITKLVKDDDKQRFNALNSTLGSGSFMIGPALAGAIIAVSNTSVAMWVNGFTFFACAWAISLLPTIEEDDAKKRQMITLQMIRTDFQQVWAFIKSRPALFKFLAVYTSALMIAFALDSQEMTFLKDVLATSDTMYGIVVSVAGVGAIVGGIAATAFVNKLSLKTYIGLGFLLTILSYTLFYASPTLIFAIITFIALGFFMAFSNSGYATIYQKTIPPTLMGRFGSSLNLLQSVAQIIFTLLIGMFAEWYSLQHVAVLFALVALILALYLYWHLIRNMDQIQKGDVL; from the coding sequence ATGGCTTTTTTCAAGAAATACGGTGTATTGCTAGGGGCACTTGGATTTTCTACATTAGGAAATTGGATTTACTTAATCGCGCTGAATTTATCGGTATGGCATTTAACCAATTCTCCGGCAGCAGTTGCTGGAATTTATATCGTCGGTCCTGTTGCTCGTATAATAAGTAGTTTTTTTGCAGGCTCCATTATTGATCGACAAAATAAAAAGAAATTGATGATAATTAGTGATATTGTGCGGGGTATCATCGTTTGTATCATGCCCTTAATCACATCCATTTGGCTTATATATGTCCTCATATTTTTAGCGAATATCGCGAGTAGCTTCTTTGGTCCAAGTAGCACGTATGTTATTACAAAGCTTGTGAAGGATGACGATAAACAACGATTCAATGCGTTAAATAGCACACTTGGTTCAGGCTCATTTATGATTGGACCGGCACTTGCTGGGGCGATTATTGCGGTGAGTAATACAAGTGTTGCGATGTGGGTTAACGGATTTACATTTTTCGCATGTGCGTGGGCAATATCTTTATTACCTACAATTGAGGAAGACGATGCAAAGAAACGGCAAATGATTACATTGCAGATGATACGCACCGATTTCCAACAAGTGTGGGCTTTTATTAAATCCCGACCAGCACTATTTAAATTTTTGGCTGTTTACACAAGCGCATTAATGATTGCTTTCGCACTTGATTCACAGGAAATGACCTTTCTAAAAGATGTACTTGCAACATCGGATACAATGTACGGAATTGTTGTAAGTGTTGCAGGTGTAGGAGCCATTGTTGGGGGAATCGCTGCAACGGCGTTCGTAAATAAACTATCGTTAAAAACATATATCGGTTTAGGTTTTCTCCTAACGATCTTAAGCTACACGCTATTTTATGCATCACCTACCTTAATCTTCGCCATCATAACCTTTATTGCGCTTGGCTTTTTCATGGCATTTAGCAACTCGGGCTATGCGACCATTTATCAAAAAACAATTCCACCAACATTGATGGGACGTTTTGGTAGTTCCCTAAATTTACTTCAAAGTGTTGCGCAAATTATCTTCACATTGTTAATAGGAATGTTTGCGGAATGGTATTCCTTGCAGCATGTAGCGGTTCTTTTTGCGCTCGTCGCACTGATACTTGCGCTTTATTTATACTGGCATTTAATTCGAAATATGGATCAAATACAAAAGGGGGATGTTTTATGA
- a CDS encoding catalase, whose amino-acid sequence MDKSWSNQGKDDDAKEQQLKQFRVNNDGKKMTTNQGVKVSNDEDSLKAGVRGPTLMEDFHFREKMTHFDHERIPERVVHARGYAAHGEFVLYESMKEYTRAGFLQKAGSKTPVFLRFSNVVGSSGSMDTARDVRGFAVKFYTEEGNYDLVGNNIPVFFIQDAMKFPDLIHAAKPEPNNEMPQAATAHDTFWDFVANNQESAHMVMWLMSDRAIPKNYRMMEGFGVHTFRFVNDKGKSRFVKFHWKPVLGVHSLVWDEAQIIAGKDTDFQRRDLWESIEMGNFPEYELGIQMLEQEEEFKFDFDILDATKIWPEEIVPVKIIGKMTLNRNVDNVFAETEQVAFHPGNVVPGIDFTNDPLLQGRLFSYIDTQLLRLGGPNFAEIPINRPVCPIHNNQRNGFSRQTINVGRVSYHKNSLVNNTPSTSTAAEGGFVHYEEKVEGHITRARSKSFDDHFSQARLFWNSMSPPEKQHIINAFSFEVGKVNSQSVRQQVVDMFVHVDKEMATIIAKNVGVKKPTGEQSNVTASSPALSQANTIKLPQTLKVGVLIGNGFDAIEVNNVFKTLSKYGVRYSIIAERIGAIESKDGVKLMATETYLTTDSVLFDALYVVGVRADNQAKFNQDILININQAFRHYKPIGVARTGVPFLKASSAKIGPGIVVATGNDDFGEKFVDAIAIQRFWSRDIY is encoded by the coding sequence GTGGACAAATCTTGGTCTAATCAAGGGAAAGATGATGATGCAAAGGAACAGCAACTTAAGCAGTTTCGCGTAAATAATGATGGGAAAAAGATGACGACAAATCAAGGTGTGAAAGTTTCGAATGATGAGGATTCTTTAAAAGCAGGAGTTCGAGGTCCAACATTAATGGAGGATTTTCATTTTCGGGAGAAGATGACGCATTTTGACCATGAGCGGATTCCAGAGCGTGTAGTTCATGCAAGAGGTTATGCGGCACACGGTGAATTTGTATTGTATGAATCCATGAAAGAATATACAAGAGCAGGATTTTTACAGAAAGCAGGGTCAAAAACGCCTGTATTTTTGCGATTTTCTAATGTTGTTGGGAGTTCTGGTTCGATGGATACAGCACGAGATGTCCGTGGATTTGCCGTAAAGTTTTATACAGAGGAGGGCAATTATGATTTAGTCGGAAACAACATCCCGGTGTTCTTCATACAAGATGCGATGAAGTTTCCAGATTTAATTCATGCCGCGAAGCCAGAGCCTAATAATGAGATGCCACAAGCAGCTACCGCACATGATACATTTTGGGATTTTGTTGCGAATAATCAGGAAAGTGCACATATGGTTATGTGGTTGATGTCGGATAGGGCGATCCCCAAAAATTACCGAATGATGGAAGGCTTCGGAGTCCATACTTTCCGTTTTGTAAATGACAAAGGGAAGTCTAGATTTGTAAAGTTTCATTGGAAACCAGTATTAGGCGTTCATTCACTTGTGTGGGATGAAGCGCAAATTATTGCAGGGAAAGATACAGATTTTCAACGACGAGATTTATGGGAATCAATCGAAATGGGTAATTTTCCAGAGTACGAGCTTGGTATACAAATGCTTGAGCAGGAAGAAGAGTTTAAATTTGATTTTGACATTTTAGATGCAACGAAAATTTGGCCAGAGGAAATAGTACCTGTAAAGATTATTGGTAAGATGACATTGAATCGTAATGTTGACAACGTTTTTGCAGAAACGGAACAAGTGGCTTTCCATCCTGGTAATGTTGTACCGGGCATTGATTTTACAAATGATCCGCTGTTACAAGGTCGTTTATTTTCTTATATCGATACACAGCTTCTTCGTTTAGGGGGACCCAATTTTGCTGAAATTCCGATTAATCGACCGGTATGCCCAATTCACAATAATCAGCGCAATGGCTTTAGTCGTCAGACGATTAATGTAGGGCGAGTAAGCTATCATAAAAACTCACTTGTGAATAATACACCATCGACATCTACTGCAGCTGAAGGTGGGTTTGTTCATTATGAAGAAAAAGTGGAAGGTCATATTACGCGTGCAAGAAGTAAATCCTTTGATGATCATTTCTCGCAAGCAAGGCTATTTTGGAACAGTATGTCACCACCAGAAAAGCAGCATATCATCAATGCCTTTAGCTTCGAGGTAGGGAAAGTGAATAGTCAATCTGTTCGACAACAAGTTGTGGATATGTTTGTCCATGTAGATAAAGAAATGGCTACTATTATTGCTAAAAATGTAGGAGTGAAAAAACCAACTGGAGAACAATCAAACGTTACGGCTTCTTCTCCTGCCTTGAGTCAAGCAAATACAATAAAACTGCCACAAACACTTAAAGTCGGTGTACTTATTGGCAATGGGTTCGATGCGATAGAGGTAAATAATGTGTTCAAAACGCTCTCAAAATACGGTGTGAGATATAGTATTATCGCTGAGCGAATAGGAGCAATTGAAAGTAAGGATGGAGTCAAATTAATGGCGACTGAAACTTATTTAACAACAGACTCCGTTTTGTTTGATGCCCTATATGTTGTTGGTGTAAGGGCAGACAATCAAGCCAAATTCAATCAAGACATACTAATTAATATCAACCAAGCATTCCGTCACTATAAACCAATTGGTGTTGCTCGAACGGGCGTTCCGTTTTTAAAAGCTTCGAGTGCAAAAATTGGTCCTGGTATTGTAGTGGCTACTGGTAATGATGATTTTGGAGAAAAGTTTGTCGATGCCATTGCAATACAACGTTTTTGGAGTAGAGATATTTATTAA
- a CDS encoding GNAT family N-acetyltransferase → MALAIKPTIKEEVEELLLIQQEAFANDLNKYQDFETSPVNESSERLLYKVENFLHYTIWYDEQIIGGIDIREGKEAKYRLNRIFLANTYQNKGLGTHIMQRIEAEFPNAVEWSLDTPHLNNRNHHFYEKLGFKKVGEHKISDKLILFDYKKIMDK, encoded by the coding sequence ATGGCATTAGCTATCAAACCAACAATCAAGGAAGAAGTAGAGGAGCTATTACTTATTCAACAAGAAGCGTTTGCAAATGATTTAAATAAATATCAAGATTTTGAAACGAGTCCAGTTAATGAATCATCCGAACGATTATTATACAAAGTTGAAAACTTCTTACATTATACAATTTGGTATGACGAGCAAATTATTGGGGGGATCGATATACGTGAAGGGAAGGAGGCAAAATATCGTTTAAACCGTATCTTTTTGGCAAATACCTATCAAAATAAAGGATTGGGAACGCATATAATGCAACGAATTGAAGCTGAATTTCCCAATGCAGTCGAATGGAGTTTAGACACACCACATCTCAATAATAGAAATCATCATTTCTATGAGAAATTAGGCTTTAAAAAAGTAGGGGAACATAAAATTTCGGATAAGCTCATTTTATTTGATTACAAAAAAATAATGGATAAATAA